The sequence below is a genomic window from Rattus rattus isolate New Zealand chromosome 3, Rrattus_CSIRO_v1, whole genome shotgun sequence.
CCTTTTTATTCcatgaataaaaattatgaattaaaTACAAGCACATATATGGACATATTTATGTGGAATGCAAAAAAAGCAACAGCTTTGGTAAATGAGCCATCAACAGAAAAGTTACCCCAACAGCACAAATACTATCTTGTTTGTctgagattatatatatgtatatatctctctctctgtgtgtgtgtatatatatatatatatatatctgtaattatgtttatatatttttaataactataTTTATAATAGAGTACTAGTTAAGACAAATCAACCTTACATATTCCTTATGTTAGAATTGGCTCAATAAGATCACAAAACTTAAATTTCAGGGATATTTATACTTTTCCTTCAAAGGAATACATAATGAATCATTATGTGTGAAGAGAAAGCTAAGAGGCAAATAACATAAGCCACTGAGAAGGCCAAAGTGCGCTTTAACTCAGTCCTACTTATTGTGTGACTGGGAGGAGGtactttatctttttaataacAGCGTCTATGCTCAGAGGATTTTATAAGGAATAAATGAAGGAATGATTAGATACGCTTTAAAGCAGTAACATGTGCTATGCTTAGTAATGTTAGGACTAAAGGAACATGTGACAAAATGTTACTCAGAATTCACTTATTCTCCTCCAGAGTCACTAACTGTGGTCACCTATGCAGAGTCATGTGTGTTTGAGTCTGGGCACCTAAGGATCACAATAAACACTACTGAGTTAAAGCTTCTGATTgagtaattatttaaaagaaactttGTTAGTCACTAAAAACCACTACAATTTGGTGCTTAATTTCTATGGCTTCATATGCTGACAGTGCTATTGGGCCTAGGAAAGCAGGAAAAACCTAAGAAGCAATTTTCCAGTACTACCCTGTTCAAGATCATTTAATTCTATTATATCATTCAAATTTGattgaaaaaatcatcagaaaatgaagttaaatttaaataatgaagTCATCAAAAATGTATTAGACCAGATATCCAAGGGTCTCCATCTAACCTGGTATATAcagttataaatttataaatctcAGAGACaacatataaaggaaaaagaatctAGTAATTACTTTTACAGAGAAGTAACCTATATATTCTTAtctataatgaaataaaattgtttccCATCACCCAGATGACTATATTAGCTTACATTCTGAAGTATAAAAACAGGAAAGTCTTTTGGGGGCCTTCAATGTAGGAGAAATATACTACTACTCAACCTCTACTGTAAGGTTGGTAGCCCTGAGAACTCCTTCATCGCTGTAGCATGTTATGGATACATTCCTACTCCCCAAGAGAAGAGGGGCAGACATGTCCACATGCAGCCTCCCTGTGACGGAAAATGTCATGACAgactagaaaagtaaaaatacttgattataattttaataatgattATTCTTTAATGAAGAACTACTATTTATCAGGTCTTACATATATTATAATTCCATATTACTAATCAACTAGAATAAAGTTCCAAAAATCATGTATAACCGCTCAGAGAAGAGGGTAACATGGGGAAAGCTGTGTTTCCAAAGGTAACAGGATATTCCTATAACAACtgttggatatctagtatttcgCCAGCAGCTGGATAAATCCTTCCTCCGCTTTTATTCAGTGGGTGAAATTTTAGGTCCCATCAGATCATTCTTTAGATTTACTCAGTAATTTAGTAAGATACTGCAAATGCATTCTGGTGCTTTAAAACATGAGGAAAATGTATTAAGGTCCTGAAAACTGTATAAATAAAGTTAAACGTCCTAATGACTTTCATAGGACTTGATATCTGAGGTTGATGAGAACTGTCTTCACTGATTGTCACTTGTAACATACCCAGTTTTATTTCTGTCCAGGATGCTGGGTGCCAGGGATCGCACATAAGCACACGTACATATAAGCAGCAAGATTACAGTCAATAGACTCTGAAAATTGAAAATGGCAgactataaagagaaaaaaaaaaacaaaaacaaattaatatcaCAAGAGAAACTTCCTTTGCAAAAAATGTCAGACAATTCTGCATTACAGGCAAACAGGATACTGCACAGCACACAATCTAGCATCCTGAAGTCTTTGAAGTCCACGTTCTTCCATTTTTTAGGGCAGAAAATGCAGGAGCACAACAGCAAATATAAAAGCATTAACTTAAATGTCAAGGATTCAAATAATCCAAGCAAAGTGGACTCAGTATATAATTGGTACAGAATGTTCAAGGCAGGCAGAGTCCTAGACAAAAAAATGTGGTCTTCACACACCAACAGGGGTTGGACCCATGACCCTAGTGCAATCACTGGCCATTCAGTCTTCATTTGGTATTTACCGACCTGGTCAGAGCCAAGGAGAATGATTAAATACTGACTAAAGTTTCTTTCAAGCTAACTTTTTGCCTGGGATAACCATGTTTTAAACTATGAGATGATGTTCCAAGCCCTGACAACCACTAAGATTATTAGACATTGGTGAAAGAAAAGCATCTGCCTTTTTCCCACTGTTATTTGTTATGTAATAGTTTGTGACattctaaaagttaaaataagaatTCCAACAAGTGTATATTTGAATCGACAAACAGGAAATCAGACACTTTAAACCCAAATAAACGTAAGTTTGGTTCATTCTTCAATATTCAAGAGCGAGtcctctcaactgctgagccctctgtcTAGACTCTCAGCTCAGCTGTGTCAGAAGTCTCCTGGAATCAACTTTTCCTCCTTCTGTATTTCATACACGTCTTTTAAAATGCAGAGATCCTTCTGCATTTGCCTACCACGTGCTGGGACTGTAGATATACACCCAAGCTTTCTCCTCAGAATCTCTTCTCTATGCCTCCCATGGCAGTAGATACTTTCATTATAAAAGTCACACCTTAGGTGTGAACACTACACTATTAGACTGCCTCTAACATCTGGTTACATGTCTGAAGCACAGtgcaaaaccaaagaaaagagaTTCACCAAAACACTTCTAAGAAGCTGCAAAAGTATCACAGTATATCATAAAAACAGTTCCATTATAAGCAGAAGCATGAAATACATCAATTCCATTCAGCAGTCAACAGTAACTACTTCGTTAATTTAGAAGCATTTCTTAAAAACCAGGAGGAATCTGTCGTAATTATTTTTCAAAGGTAAATTTGTTCCTTGTAAATTGGGTGTAACTGAAAACCTCAGAAGAAGCTAGTGATAAATGGTTATAAACTTAAGGAAATTAAGAAATGTATGGGGAGTGCCTatcaacacacatacaaaaccttCAGTCACATTAAccaaatgaaacacaaaacagaagagaCTATTATGACAGGaactaaaacaaaaccttcaacgttcaaagcttaaaaagaaatgtatattaggatcaaaggaaaaatcttaaAGAAGACAGCAACCATACCACCCAAAACAATCACCTTAATATACACAGAAGACCACTTTGTAGAATTAGGAGACTGATAAAAATTCGTACTAgaattgttttacatatttttataaataaaatccataaaaaaaaaggattgcccattacatagcaagttttttttttgtgcatgcatgtttatgtatttatatttgtgtgtgtgtgtgtgtgtgtgtgtgtgtgtgtgtgcgcgcgcgcgcatgcatgcgCAGGGCAGAAACTGGAGCTTTTTTAAGGTAGGATCCCTCAAGAAAATTGGGCCTTGCTGATTCAGCTGAACTGGATGGACGTCAAGTTTCTGAAGACTGACTTCCCAGCCGAGGAATTTTAGGTCCACTTTTAAAATGTAGGTCAGGGGATTGAATTCATGTGCTCCTACTTGCCCAGTAAGTAATCAACCAACTAAGCCACTTCCTAGCCCCAGTTACCAATGTGATTAGCGACAAAATGGTTATATACAAATTATAGTAAGTGTTGAGCAAACAGGATGCAGGATGTCAAAGCCGGCTTAGGTTTAGCTCCAAATACTGATGCAAATGTGGGGGAACAGGGATGACTGTGGATGAGTTTCATTAGTGAGTTTTATGGTCTGAAAAAGATGAACGAAAACTTTGTTTTTGAGGCCGGGTTTCACTGTTGTAGCTGGACTATCCTGGAATTCagtgtagactaggctagccttgaactcacagagatctgcctgcctttgtctccaaagtgctgagattaaaggtgtgaatcaCCACACCCTTAATGTTTTTGTTCATGTGGTGTTTATTTTGTTGAATCAAATGATAAAAAACATCGTGTAACTTCCATTTTAATACttgtttaaattattataatCCTATGCAAAGATTTTTTCACTAACACAGAAAAGGTGGTATTTAATGTGGTTTGGCTTTTAGTTAGCTTGGGTATGAAGCTTGCATCTGTGAAGGCAGGTGAAAAGTGATGAATAATAAGTAGCCAGGATGGCTGTCTTTTGATGATTTTGAACATGTACATGAATATActgtctgtatttcctcctgaaCAAACAGCTGTAAGTACATTTAGGGTATATTCTGGAGAATGAAGTTAAGACCTTAAGGATCTAAAGAGTTAGACTGTATGAATCTTCCTTTATTGGGAGTTTATAACTAAAAACAGGTACTGACATTCACCTGGTATTCTTTCACAATATTAACTGCATAATACAGTCACTATCATCTGTATGTTATAGATGACACACAGCAATTATCTTCCAATTAGAAAAAGATGTATACTTTCAAAATTAAACAGTAATGTATTGTAGCACCTACAAGAGGTGGCTTGGAATCTCAGGGACCAAGACaggttttcaaaaggaaaagttttaaagaaagcaaatacTTAGTCAATCCCCACATGACTTCAATTGGAAGGGCCAAGAATACAGTAGACTCtagcaaaaataaaatggtgGCAGCAGGGATTTTAAGACATTTTTAGGAAGAACACAAAGTAAACAAAGGATTCTGGTGGTAAAATGGTTAGTTTTGCAATGTGGGTTTACTATCTCCCTAATGAGATAAGTACATTAAGGATTTTTATCatggagttttccttttctttcccgaATGCCTTTAAAAACATGCTTTGTTGTAAGACACCCAAGTTGGTTCTCACTGTGTCTGTGTAGGGAAAGGAGAGTTGCTCACAAAATGCTGAGTACACGAAGGCTCACTTACCCTTTTTACTTTTCTGCATTTGAACTTTTTCATAAAAGATAATACAACAACACTCACCACCATGTCTAATATTAAGTGGACTGTGGATATTCGTGTGTGGATGTTTCATACCTACGCACGCatacagaatacatacatacatttgtgtgtgtacaatcATTTACAAATGAAAGCTGTTTACATGCACGAAACATCTGATATATACAGCTTTGTTCTATGGCCTAAGAACTctataatttaaacaaataacaTACTTAGACTCTGTTCAAAAGAGTATTTTCTAAGTTACGGACATCAGCCTGTTAACTAAACATTCCTCTTAAGGCTTAGCATAGCTGTCTACTAGTACAAACTAGTTTCTGAGTTAAGAGTAACAAAAGGActattttgtaaaaaataaaaatgactttccaTATAAAAATGTTGATACAGGAAGAATggaagctaaacaaagaaaacatctgaTAACAAACTAGAAAGATGCAAAGTTCATTAACAGGCCTCACTGAGAAAAACCAAAGTAGATGAGAACACTGAGTACATTATCTTGTTAATTAACCAAGAAGCTTACAACCTGTTGTGAATTCATACTTACTTGTCAAAGACATTTtggaaaaataagcaaagaacaaaaatatccgcATTCTAATGTGAAAGGCCTAGGCTATGAAGGCCCAAGGCAATTTTTACCTCGTTTCCACATCTAGCACTACCCGGAACTCCAATATTTTAGGGAGAGCCCACTTTGAAGAGGCTCACACTTTGAACAGATGTGTTGTTCTAACTCATTCTAGGACACACGGTATACACATTTTCAAGTGGCCTATAGAGCTGAGTAGGTAAACTTGCTAAATGAAAACTCTAGATACTCAACTACTTTACAGTTTAAAATAGTAGTTATAGAGCATGCCAGTTTTCAAGGGACTACAAGTATATATGCTTTTGTGTGCTAATTTGCTAATTACTAACTTTTTGgagtctttttactttttaaaacccaTGGTAATGTATGTGATTTAGATAGTTACAGATAtcaaagtaaaatacaaaacCCTTCAGCAGATTCTCAGAGCAATGGTTTTCAGCCTTTCTAATGCTAAGACCCTGTaaaacagtttctcatgttgtgtgACCCACCAATCATAAAACTGTCTATATTGCTACTTTATACTTTATTAGTGTTAtgaactgaaatgtaaatatctgatatgcagcaaTGAGGTGGTGACGCaggctgagaactactgcttGGGGGTAACTAGAAGATGATCACTGTTATTCTTACACATAAAAAGATGCTGGGCTCCTTTCCATACATAAACTTACATTTatacagattttgtttttaataggatGCTGACAAAACGAATACAAAGCCAACATTTCCCatagaatattttcattctttttattaatttatggcAGTgtcacatttattgatttataatttatCTGTAAAAGCGAGTTACTTCGTTAACCCTCTCTATAGGCACACTGTCTCCAAACTCCACTCTTCTAAGCAGTGTGCAAGGCTACATGAAGCTGTTCTTGAATTGGTACAGGTGCCGAAACTCTAGGTCAGAGCAACTTATGAATCACATTGTGATTAAGTTCTGCTCATCTGCATTCTATAAAGGCTGATCAAATGTGTATTTCCTAACTTCCATGACAAACTCTAGTCAGTTCACATCTCTCAGATGAGTTATgaagatataaatttaaaattaaaacaggtTCCCAGTGAAATATCTGGCTCCTATTCTGCTAAAATTGCTACAAATTTAGGGGCATAAACCAATACAAATTTATTACTACCTTGTATTTCTAAAGTGCTTTATACCACTCTGACATTTTGACAAGTCACTATTTCTTGGCTCTGACACTACTCTTCTTATCTGTTAAATGTTCTTGAGATCATACTGCCTGTGTTCTCCCCTCCCAGGATAATCTTCCAAATGAAGATTTGAATACAAAGTCTCTTGTCACATACAATTAGAAATATATTCGTGCTTTTGTGCGGGTTTGTGTATCATTTTTTTCATGGGGTCCATTCTCTCTACCACATCTATAGATGTTTCCTTTCCATAACCAATGGCATTCCCTTGAATCAGGACTGCCTGTGGCATGCAGTGGAACACAATACCAACTACACCTAAAAGTAATCCTTAGGCTTGTGGGACACAGAAGCCCTGCCTTAACTTAGATCACTCAGCATTGTGCTTCGTTACAAAACACTGTGTCAATGGCTCCCAAGGTTATTTTCTCTTAAACTCTTTACTtaatgtctgtctctcttccattGCAGCCTTATCACCATAACAATCTAGATCTTCAtctccaaccagagcttccaagagCTTAGAACAGCCATGCAGGTGCTGAATTAATGCAGCCAGATGAGAAGCTATTCAGTAATCTTTCTGAAGATTACTGATACACAATTAAGTagtgaaataataaaagaagtccagaggcatttttatttttggagttaTTCTTGACTGTTAATGTTATATCCTCCAAGTTTGGATATGAGAGCGTGTTcaagaattataaataaaagtatccTGGACATTTGTTAGCAGaacttttaaataagaaatcttCAAAGATCACTCCTAAGCACTGGGGGCTGGATCCAAACAATAAACaagtacaaaaattaaaacaaaacaaaacaaaaaacaaaacaaaactcccccaccccccacaggtACCTTTCACTTTCAATGATTGGTTATTGACAAGACTTAATCAACAGAAAGGGTAGTGTCGTAACTTAGTGTTTTCATTAGTATCGGATCGATTTGGCACCATGAAGATTCATCTTTAGTATCAGCAATACAAAATGTTTACCTTGCTCGCTGAGTAAGAGGTTCTTTGTGAATAACATTGTCTCAGGGTTTCAAATGTTTATTCCtcacatgtaaaatatttttactgaCATTAATCTCTCCAGTTTAACTCAAACTTCACTTTAAAATTAAGAGttaaaaaccaaagacaaaaattaaaaacactagcTAGTAACATTTTTACTTACTAATATATACTTGTTTGTTTTACATAAAAGTAAAGTAGTTTATTCTTATCTCAGGAGAACATAGAGTCAACACCCTTAACCTAATTATGGTAAAATTTACAGCACACTTGAAAAATGGGTCAACATTTTATGATTTACAAACCTAAGTGAAGTCAGCATTTTCTAACTAGATTTTATCAGATAGAAGTTTCTATGTactatcatcttttaaaaatgagaaccACAGAAATAGTGATAAATTTTAGCctgcaaataaatacaaaaacacacTAATTACAAGTGACCAAAAGTGACATAACCTGTCTTTCAGGACCAGAGTCTATTACACATTCTGGattacataaaacataaatttatcgTTGAATAAATGAACATTTCTTGTCAGCTGCATCTGATCTCTAACTGGTCCTGTTTCACAAGTGTATAAAGACCTTATCTACTTAAAGTCCACTACAGAACTTTGGTTATGAGTCAAGTTCAGAGTTCAGAACTCTCTTGCAGTCTTAGTAGTTATCTAGTCCAAAGGTGGGACCAGTACTTGattagtagtttttaaaaaatgaattctctATATACCTTGACAAAATGATTGAAAAGATACCCTGAAGGGAAAAAAGCAAATCCTAcatgaaaaaaatgtactttgcgatcaagaaaaaaaaaataaataaaatataggttGTTTGATACAAGAGAAAAGCTAAATACTGGGTACTTGACATGTAATCCCTGGTTACTCAGTAGAATCATtcaatgctttaaaaaacaatccTCAAAATTTAGACTGAAACTATAAAGAAactacaatttttatttattgctctTAAGCACTCTGAGAGAAGATCAATAATATATTCACATTACCTTATCCTATTAACCTTATACAAGGGTTTTCAGAGTGAAGTTCATGGAACACTTTCATAAcgtcatatttatttttattatgctaaagACACATGCTTTTCTACTGTCATTTTTACtcctaataaaacaaaaattatggtaaaaaatgtgtcattttaacTTTACTCTCGCAAACCTttcttggatttcctgtgtgATTAATGGCACCTTTGACTAGGTGAAAGGACAGAATATAATGACAAACAGAGCTGCTAAGATTAATCCGTACCTTATAATCAATATTATTTTGGGCACTTcacttaatattttacatatgttaCTCATGGCCAGTAAACAACTGTAATGAAACACTGCATACAGCTCTTTTCTTACAAcacttaaaaaagtaaaacagattTAATACTTTCACACATCCTTCCAAAGCCATTCTATACATACAAGAATACAAAGAATTTTCCCTCTAACCCTCCATTTCCAGTTACACACCCACAAATTCAACAGATCATAGATTTAAAAATCTGGAGCAGAAACCGGCACATCTGCCGTGAACACACCACCACTTTTCTGGTTAGCCTTCCAGAGAGAGACATAAGCTAAACCTGAGGCCTGGCTGTACTTCCCAGGTGTGTTATCCTAGGCAACTCAGGCCCCTACTTTCCACTTTCTTTACCAGCAAGTATTTCAGAAGTCGGGAGTTTAAAGCAAAACGCTTAGAAACTGCATCTTTAAAATAGAACTTGTACATAACAAGTACTAATAACTAAAGCTTGTTATTTTTGGAAAAAGTTAAAATACTGCccattttaaattaacttgattTTTCCCAAGTAGGAGAGGATGAAACATGTACCTTTGACTCCTTCTAAGAGCAAAGTGATTCTATTTGTTTCTAGGTAATTAGGCAAGAAAGCAATTTTTCAAGTTTCCTAACAGCTTATTAACAGCATCTTTTTGACCAAGTGTATATTATTCTGcagtagagaggaaaaaaaaaaaggtt
It includes:
- the Tmem167a gene encoding protein kish-A, whose amino-acid sequence is MSAIFNFQSLLTVILLLICTCAYVRSLAPSILDRNKTGLLGIFWKCARIGERKSPYVAICCIVMAFSILFIQ